A single Bacillus sp. OxB-1 DNA region contains:
- the dacB gene encoding D-alanyl-D-alanine carboxypeptidase/D-alanyl-D-alanine endopeptidase, which yields MTRRKLTIAILSLFLLASSQVFPPAAEAAAPYGDLEKSMNQLLSDSRLKNSTSSIVVRKASTGEIVYQYQADRGIPPASNQKLLVAAAALEALGENYRFRTDVLTDGTVSNGTLRGNVYLRGMGDPTLMKKDLDLFASRLAKQGIKRIEGNLVGDDSFFDTVRLSPSVTKSQETYSFAAQVSALTLSPDRDYDAGSIIIEAKPTRRGQKAKVTLTPATKFVNIVNQSKTVAKGNANTLRIYRKHGTNTIYITGNAPTGSSGRKAWVAVSNPTAYALHEFKQSLTARGIRLVNSSNVRGKVPASAQLLTHRDSMALNDLLVPFMKLSNNTHAEMLAKTMGREVYGEGSWEAGLKVMHEFVEASGLDRAQWKFEDASGLSPSNKVSAAQISGLLYAVRSKPWYRTFVQSLPVAGANERFVGGTLRNRMKTAPAKGNIIAKTGSLTNVNALSGYAETRGGETLVFSILTQGQKTSTVPVIDRMAAAIANTK from the coding sequence GTGACCCGACGTAAACTCACCATTGCAATCTTGTCTCTATTCCTACTCGCTTCGTCGCAAGTATTCCCGCCGGCTGCTGAGGCAGCCGCCCCGTATGGAGATTTGGAGAAATCGATGAATCAGCTCCTGTCGGATTCGCGTCTGAAAAATTCAACGAGCAGCATCGTTGTCCGTAAAGCATCCACCGGGGAAATCGTATATCAATACCAGGCCGACCGGGGCATCCCACCGGCGTCAAACCAAAAGCTCCTAGTTGCGGCTGCCGCACTGGAGGCACTGGGGGAAAACTATCGCTTCCGGACCGATGTGTTGACCGACGGGACTGTTTCGAACGGAACTCTCCGCGGAAACGTCTATTTACGAGGCATGGGCGACCCGACTTTGATGAAAAAGGATCTTGATTTATTCGCTTCCCGACTTGCCAAACAAGGCATCAAGCGGATCGAAGGGAATCTAGTAGGGGATGACAGTTTTTTCGATACGGTCCGGCTGTCGCCAAGTGTCACGAAAAGTCAGGAGACGTACTCCTTTGCAGCACAAGTGTCTGCCCTGACTCTATCGCCCGACCGCGATTATGATGCCGGCTCCATCATCATCGAGGCCAAGCCTACGCGGCGCGGGCAGAAAGCGAAAGTCACCTTGACGCCGGCGACCAAATTCGTCAATATCGTCAATCAATCGAAGACGGTGGCAAAAGGAAACGCCAATACACTGCGGATTTATCGCAAACATGGCACGAACACGATCTACATCACGGGCAATGCCCCGACCGGTTCGAGCGGCAGGAAAGCGTGGGTCGCGGTATCCAATCCGACGGCTTATGCCTTGCATGAATTCAAACAATCATTGACTGCAAGAGGGATCCGCCTCGTCAACTCATCCAACGTGCGCGGAAAAGTTCCCGCATCAGCGCAGTTGCTGACCCACCGGGATTCCATGGCGCTTAATGATCTGCTAGTGCCTTTCATGAAGTTGAGCAATAATACACATGCCGAAATGCTGGCCAAAACAATGGGCAGGGAAGTGTATGGCGAAGGGAGTTGGGAAGCGGGCCTGAAAGTGATGCACGAATTTGTGGAAGCGAGCGGCCTGGACCGCGCGCAATGGAAGTTCGAGGATGCCTCCGGACTCTCCCCGTCGAATAAGGTATCCGCCGCCCAAATTTCCGGTCTGCTCTACGCCGTCCGTTCGAAACCTTGGTACCGCACATTCGTCCAGTCATTGCCCGTTGCAGGGGCCAATGAACGCTTCGTCGGCGGCACATTGCGCAACCGGATGAAAACGGCACCCGCAAAAGGGAATATCATTGCCAAAACAGGCAGCCTGACAAATGTCAACGCGCTATCCGGCTATGCGGAAACGAGGGGCGGGGAAACATTGGTCTTCAGCATCCTGACACAAGGCCAGAAAACGAGCACCGTCCCGGTCATCGATCGAATGGCCGCCGCCATTGCGAATACGAAATGA
- a CDS encoding S-ribosylhomocysteine lyase, with product MVEKMNVESFNLDHTKVKAPYVRLAGVIKGKNGDEIHKYDIRLKQPNKEHMQMPALHSLEHLMAEKLRNHHDQVVDLSPMGCQTGFYLSVINDDNYDNILDALEKTLRDVLQAEEVPACNEIQCGWAASHSLEGAKELAEDLLAKREEWKEVFAE from the coding sequence ATGGTTGAAAAAATGAACGTAGAAAGTTTCAATTTGGACCATACGAAAGTCAAGGCGCCTTATGTGCGACTTGCCGGCGTCATTAAAGGGAAAAATGGCGATGAGATCCATAAATACGATATCCGCTTAAAGCAGCCGAACAAAGAGCATATGCAAATGCCTGCGCTTCATTCATTGGAGCATCTGATGGCGGAAAAACTCCGGAACCATCATGACCAGGTCGTCGACTTGAGTCCGATGGGCTGCCAAACGGGCTTCTATCTGTCCGTTATCAATGACGACAATTACGACAATATCCTGGACGCATTGGAAAAGACTTTGCGCGACGTACTGCAAGCGGAAGAAGTTCCCGCGTGCAATGAAATCCAATGCGGCTGGGCTGCGAGCCATAGCCTGGAAGGCGCCAAAGAATTGGCGGAAGACTTGTTGGCCAAACGCGAAGAATGGAAAGAAGTATTTGCCGAATAA
- a CDS encoding RluA family pseudouridine synthase: MDIRILYEDNHLLIVEKPPNIPVQEDRTGDKDLLTLLKEDIKVRFSKPGNVYLGLVHRLDRPVGGVMVFAKTSKAASRLADELRRQAIGRTYVAVVRGTPAKKKGKLVHYLVKDARENKVHVVDAKQKDAKQAVLDYEVIASSDQLSLLSVNLHTGRPHQIRVQLAAIGCPLYGDQKYGVGVNRPGQQIALWAQSLKLTHPTKKEEVSIQSSPPLEYPWNLFNKLR; encoded by the coding sequence TTGGATATACGCATCTTATATGAAGACAATCATTTATTGATCGTGGAAAAGCCACCGAACATCCCGGTACAGGAAGATCGGACAGGCGATAAGGATTTACTGACATTGTTGAAAGAAGATATCAAAGTGCGGTTTTCCAAACCGGGCAATGTCTATCTCGGCCTAGTCCATCGGCTAGATCGCCCCGTCGGCGGTGTCATGGTATTCGCCAAGACATCCAAGGCGGCGTCCCGGTTAGCGGACGAATTGCGGAGGCAAGCGATCGGCCGCACCTATGTCGCCGTCGTGCGCGGGACGCCTGCGAAAAAGAAGGGGAAACTCGTACACTATCTCGTCAAGGATGCCCGGGAAAACAAAGTCCATGTCGTCGACGCGAAACAAAAAGACGCCAAACAAGCTGTGCTGGACTATGAAGTCATCGCCAGTTCGGACCAGTTAAGTCTGCTGTCCGTCAACCTCCATACCGGCAGGCCACATCAGATCCGGGTTCAGCTCGCGGCAATCGGCTGTCCGCTCTATGGCGATCAAAAATACGGGGTGGGCGTCAACCGCCCCGGCCAGCAAATTGCGCTCTGGGCGCAATCGCTCAAATTGACCCATCCGACGAAGAAAGAGGAAGTGTCGATCCAATCGTCACCGCCTTTGGAATATCCATGGAATTTATTCAATAAGCTCCGGTGA
- a CDS encoding YhcN/YlaJ family sporulation lipoprotein, whose protein sequence is MKKWLQVTILLLAALSLMACGNKNNNNASNDQAADTTQNQEEKGVGTGEHAQGDSANTNDGHDNQSRLEVADEAADHVADLEEVDNATVLVTDRNAYVAAVLSNQSGTELTSDLENRIASAVRDADQDIENVYVSVNPDFVERMNEYGTKIDEGKPVEGLFEEFTEAVRRVFPDAR, encoded by the coding sequence ATGAAAAAATGGTTGCAAGTAACAATTCTTTTACTGGCAGCCTTGTCATTGATGGCTTGTGGGAATAAAAATAACAACAATGCGTCCAATGACCAAGCTGCCGACACAACACAAAACCAAGAGGAGAAAGGAGTCGGAACGGGAGAACATGCCCAGGGCGATTCTGCGAATACAAATGATGGGCACGACAACCAGTCCCGTTTGGAAGTGGCGGATGAAGCGGCAGACCACGTAGCTGATTTGGAGGAAGTCGACAACGCGACCGTCCTTGTCACAGATCGGAACGCCTATGTAGCCGCCGTATTGTCGAATCAATCCGGAACGGAACTGACATCTGACCTGGAGAACCGAATTGCTTCCGCCGTCCGGGACGCAGACCAGGACATCGAGAATGTCTACGTCTCCGTCAATCCGGATTTTGTCGAACGGATGAATGAGTATGGAACTAAAATTGATGAAGGGAAGCCAGTGGAAGGGCTTTTTGAGGAATTTACGGAAGCCGTGCGCCGGGTCTTCCCGGATGCCCGGTAA
- a CDS encoding aspartyl-phosphate phosphatase Spo0E family protein has protein sequence MLCEKLDLSLMINRQRKVMYKKAKDFGFTHPSVVQCSQELDAMLNRYQHIRM, from the coding sequence ATGTTATGCGAAAAACTGGATCTATCTCTTATGATTAACAGGCAACGGAAAGTGATGTACAAAAAAGCGAAAGATTTCGGATTCACCCATCCATCCGTTGTGCAATGCAGTCAGGAGTTAGATGCCATGCTTAACCGTTATCAACATATTCGTATGTGA
- a CDS encoding branched-chain amino acid aminotransferase: protein MSRLPILIRKSETLKQKPDPNNLLFGRVFTDHMFIADYTEGLGWHDHRIVPYEPITLDPAAIVFHYGQTVFEGLKAFASEDGTIRLFRPEENMKRLNRSNDRMCIPQISEELALDALNQLLEIDKEWIPTAEGTSLYIRPFIIATEPHLGVSSAKEYKFMIILSPVGSYYKEGIHPVKILVENNFVRAVAGGTGNAKTAGNYASALKAQEVADREGYSQVLWLDGVEKKYIEEVGSMNIFFKINGEIITPALNGSILEGITRKSILELLRHWELPVTERRISIAEIQEAHANGHLEEVFGTGTAAVISPVGELNWDGKKMVVGDGETGALSRKLYDTLTGIQTGKIEDPFDWVVTLEKSAIAQA from the coding sequence ATGAGTAGACTACCAATTCTGATCAGAAAAAGTGAGACGTTGAAACAGAAGCCGGATCCAAATAATCTATTATTCGGCCGGGTGTTCACGGATCATATGTTCATAGCAGACTATACCGAGGGATTGGGGTGGCACGATCATAGAATCGTCCCGTATGAGCCGATCACGCTGGATCCGGCTGCAATTGTTTTCCATTACGGACAGACGGTTTTCGAAGGATTGAAGGCTTTTGCCTCGGAAGACGGAACGATCCGCCTATTCCGCCCGGAAGAGAATATGAAACGGTTGAACCGTTCGAATGACCGGATGTGCATTCCACAAATCAGCGAAGAGCTGGCACTTGATGCGCTGAATCAATTGCTTGAGATAGATAAAGAGTGGATACCGACAGCAGAAGGGACCTCCCTCTATATACGTCCGTTTATCATCGCGACCGAACCCCATCTAGGCGTTTCGAGCGCCAAAGAATATAAATTCATGATCATCCTTTCGCCGGTAGGTTCCTACTATAAAGAGGGCATCCACCCGGTCAAGATCCTCGTTGAGAACAATTTCGTCCGTGCGGTTGCAGGCGGGACGGGGAACGCCAAGACGGCGGGCAACTATGCTTCCGCCTTGAAAGCACAGGAAGTGGCTGACCGCGAAGGTTATTCCCAAGTGCTCTGGCTCGACGGTGTGGAGAAGAAATATATCGAAGAAGTGGGCAGCATGAACATCTTCTTCAAAATCAACGGTGAAATCATCACACCCGCATTGAATGGCAGCATTTTAGAAGGGATCACCCGGAAGTCCATTTTGGAATTGCTCCGCCACTGGGAGTTGCCTGTCACGGAACGGAGAATCTCCATCGCGGAAATCCAAGAGGCTCATGCGAATGGCCATTTGGAAGAAGTGTTCGGCACGGGAACCGCAGCCGTCATCTCGCCCGTCGGTGAACTGAACTGGGATGGCAAAAAAATGGTCGTCGGCGACGGAGAAACCGGTGCACTTTCCAGAAAGCTCTATGATACATTAACAGGCATCCAGACCGGAAAAATCGAAGATCCTTTCGACTGGGTCGTCACATTGGAAAAATCCGCAATCGCACAAGCTTGA
- a CDS encoding ABC transporter substrate-binding protein, protein MRKGWKKYAFILFALMLVLAACGNGGDTTDAPAPTDGDNKEPETAAQPEESTKYKVGVTQIVEHPSLNAAFDGFKKALEDAGLDVEYDIQNAQNDNSANTTIANNLVSSGVDLIFANSTPSAQAVAGATSDIPIVFTSVTDAVSAELVASMESPGGNVTGTIDNHPEAIPTTMKFLKEELGAKNVGMVFNSGEQNSRSQVDAVKEILADMDMTVVEASVATSADVKQATESLLGKVDSLYIITDNTVVSALESVVSVANDNKLPMMVGEFDSVSRGGLGAYGFEYYDIGYEAGQMAVKILKGESTPAEMPVQIPQNLKLIMNKQTAETIGVDIKDEWNAEFAE, encoded by the coding sequence ATGAGAAAAGGTTGGAAAAAGTACGCATTCATTCTATTCGCGTTGATGCTAGTTTTGGCGGCTTGCGGCAATGGGGGAGACACAACTGATGCGCCAGCACCAACTGATGGCGATAATAAAGAGCCAGAAACAGCAGCACAACCAGAAGAGTCGACTAAGTATAAAGTCGGAGTCACACAAATTGTCGAACACCCGTCTTTGAATGCAGCTTTTGATGGTTTCAAGAAAGCTTTGGAAGATGCAGGTTTGGATGTTGAGTATGATATCCAGAACGCGCAGAACGACAATAGTGCGAATACGACAATTGCCAACAACTTGGTCAGTTCCGGAGTCGACCTGATCTTTGCGAACTCCACGCCAAGTGCACAAGCAGTGGCTGGAGCAACATCTGATATTCCAATTGTCTTCACTTCCGTTACAGACGCGGTCAGCGCGGAATTGGTCGCTTCCATGGAAAGCCCGGGAGGCAACGTGACGGGAACGATTGATAATCACCCGGAAGCGATTCCAACAACTATGAAATTCCTAAAAGAAGAACTCGGTGCTAAAAATGTAGGAATGGTTTTCAACTCCGGAGAGCAAAACTCTCGTTCTCAAGTGGATGCGGTAAAAGAGATTTTGGCAGACATGGATATGACAGTCGTGGAAGCATCCGTTGCCACATCGGCTGACGTCAAGCAAGCGACAGAATCATTGCTGGGGAAAGTGGACTCGCTTTACATCATTACGGATAACACGGTCGTTTCCGCTTTGGAATCCGTAGTATCCGTCGCAAACGATAACAAACTTCCGATGATGGTCGGAGAATTCGACTCGGTTAGCCGTGGCGGCTTAGGTGCTTACGGTTTTGAATACTATGATATCGGATACGAAGCAGGCCAAATGGCTGTGAAAATCCTGAAAGGCGAGAGCACGCCAGCAGAAATGCCGGTTCAAATCCCGCAAAACTTGAAGCTGATCATGAATAAACAGACGGCTGAAACAATCGGCGTGGACATCAAAGACGAGTGGAACGCTGAATTTGCCGAATAA
- a CDS encoding ABC transporter permease — MFSAVFGSVEQGIIYAIMALGVYLSFRVLDFPDLTVDGSFVTGAAVAATMIFFGYHPLLATGVAMVIGFVAGCITGLLHTKGKINALLSGILMMIALYSINLRIMGMTSDTSVGRPNIPLFNAETMFSKFQVFWSSLGIDQAINGFFGMLGVKFLPSTWGTLFVMIFITLIIKFCVDWFLKTEVGLAIRATGDNKKMIRSFSANTDTLVIIGLGFSNALVAFSGALIAQYSKFSDIGMGIGMIIIGLASVIIGEAIFGTKTIVRTTLAVIAGAIIYRIVLGLALRIDLLDTGDMKLITAVIVIGALVLPQYFEKRRERSRKSKRRAERMLEKENGLKMEANGVAEIKTHQ; from the coding sequence ATGTTTTCAGCTGTATTTGGCTCAGTTGAGCAAGGAATCATCTATGCGATCATGGCATTAGGAGTCTATTTGTCTTTTCGTGTACTTGACTTTCCAGATTTGACGGTTGACGGTAGTTTTGTGACTGGAGCGGCTGTTGCAGCGACGATGATATTCTTCGGATATCATCCGTTGCTCGCAACGGGTGTGGCAATGGTCATCGGATTCGTTGCAGGATGCATCACGGGATTGTTACACACTAAAGGGAAGATCAATGCGCTCCTATCGGGGATCCTGATGATGATTGCATTGTATTCCATCAATCTGCGAATTATGGGGATGACTTCGGATACGTCGGTCGGACGCCCGAATATCCCACTGTTCAATGCCGAAACCATGTTCAGTAAATTCCAGGTTTTCTGGAGTTCCCTAGGCATTGACCAGGCTATCAATGGTTTCTTCGGGATGCTTGGCGTGAAATTCCTTCCATCTACATGGGGTACTTTGTTCGTCATGATCTTCATCACATTGATCATCAAGTTCTGTGTCGACTGGTTCTTGAAAACAGAGGTCGGCCTTGCCATCCGTGCAACAGGGGACAATAAGAAGATGATCCGCAGCTTTTCCGCCAACACGGATACTCTTGTGATCATCGGACTTGGCTTCTCCAACGCATTGGTAGCGTTTTCCGGCGCTTTGATCGCCCAATATTCCAAATTCTCGGATATCGGAATGGGAATCGGGATGATTATCATCGGTCTAGCTTCCGTCATTATCGGGGAAGCGATTTTCGGAACAAAAACAATCGTGCGGACGACGTTGGCGGTTATCGCGGGTGCGATCATCTACCGGATCGTCCTTGGGCTTGCACTCCGCATCGACTTGCTCGATACAGGGGATATGAAGCTCATTACGGCGGTCATCGTTATCGGTGCACTCGTCCTTCCGCAATATTTCGAGAAGCGCCGCGAGCGGAGCCGGAAATCGAAACGACGCGCGGAACGTATGCTTGAAAAGGAAAACGGTTTGAAAATGGAGGCGAATGGCGTTGCTGAAATTAAAACACATCAATAA
- a CDS encoding ABC transporter ATP-binding protein: MLKLKHINKIFNESTPDEKIALDEINLHMKPGDFVTVIGSNGAGKSTMMNMVSGALTPDFGTIEIGGKDVTKLPEYRRSTMIGRVFQDPMAGTAPTMTIEENLAMAYSRNKKRKLRNGVDRKRRDFFRESLETLGLNLENRLNAKVGLLSGGERQALSLLMATFTQPSILLLDEHTAALDPARAALITDLTKRLVDKDNLTTLMVTHNMQQALDLGNRLIMMDKGQIILQVGDEEKKQLTIEKLMAEFQRIRGEKLTSDAALLSV; this comes from the coding sequence TTGCTGAAATTAAAACACATCAATAAGATATTCAACGAGTCGACGCCGGATGAAAAAATCGCCTTGGATGAAATCAACCTTCATATGAAACCGGGCGATTTCGTGACAGTCATCGGAAGTAACGGGGCCGGGAAATCGACGATGATGAACATGGTATCCGGAGCACTGACGCCTGATTTCGGAACGATTGAAATTGGGGGTAAAGATGTAACCAAATTGCCGGAATATAGGCGTTCCACGATGATTGGACGCGTTTTCCAAGATCCGATGGCCGGAACGGCGCCCACTATGACGATCGAAGAGAATCTGGCGATGGCGTATTCGCGCAATAAGAAAAGAAAATTGCGCAATGGCGTGGATCGGAAGCGCCGTGATTTTTTCAGGGAATCTTTGGAAACGCTTGGCTTGAATCTGGAGAACCGCTTAAATGCGAAAGTCGGCCTATTATCGGGCGGGGAGCGGCAAGCGCTATCATTGCTCATGGCCACTTTCACGCAACCGTCCATCCTGCTGCTGGATGAGCACACGGCTGCGCTCGACCCGGCACGTGCCGCGTTGATCACCGACCTGACGAAGCGCCTCGTCGATAAGGATAATTTGACGACGCTCATGGTCACCCATAATATGCAGCAAGCGCTTGACCTTGGAAACCGTCTTATCATGATGGATAAGGGGCAAATCATCCTGCAAGTCGGGGATGAAGAGAAGAAACAGCTCACGATCGAAAAACTGATGGCTGAATTCCAACGCATCCGCGGCGAAAAACTGACTAGCGATGCGGCCCTTCTATCGGTCTGA
- a CDS encoding EAL domain-containing protein yields the protein MSVNVSVKQLFQLHFAQMVEVILNETGLAPDLLVIEVTESAFMDVLNASAILEKVRALGVHITIDDFGKGYSSFSYLKELPVDTLKIDKLFIDEIDEDKDSKAIVKAILTIAETMDMRVVAEGIETVGQAAELLTIGCDCGQGFLFSKPLSEPHLRKFLEDGFKPEGWH from the coding sequence ATTTCTGTCAATGTCTCGGTGAAGCAATTGTTCCAACTCCATTTTGCCCAAATGGTCGAGGTAATATTGAACGAAACCGGATTGGCGCCGGACTTGCTGGTAATCGAAGTGACCGAAAGCGCGTTCATGGACGTGCTCAATGCTTCGGCGATCTTGGAGAAGGTGCGGGCACTTGGAGTCCATATTACAATAGACGACTTCGGCAAAGGGTACAGCTCATTCAGCTATTTGAAGGAATTGCCGGTGGATACGTTGAAAATCGATAAATTATTCATCGATGAAATCGACGAAGATAAAGATAGCAAAGCGATCGTCAAGGCGATCTTGACGATTGCGGAGACTATGGATATGCGAGTGGTCGCGGAGGGGATCGAAACGGTGGGGCAAGCGGCCGAACTGTTGACGATCGGCTGTGATTGCGGCCAGGGGTTTTTATTCAGCAAACCGCTGTCCGAGCCTCATTTGCGAAAGTTTTTGGAAGACGGATTTAAACCGGAGGGGTGGCATTGA
- a CDS encoding NAD(P)/FAD-dependent oxidoreductase — MKRFIVVGGGILGASTAYHLARAGEDVLLVDRQDAGQGTDAAAGIICPWLSQRRNKAWYALAKNGAAYYASLIARLEEDGETDTGYKRVGAVSLHTDEAKLAKMEERARLRREDAPEVGDIRQLSAESTAELFPPIASDYSSVHISGAARVNGRELRNALVRAAKKHGARVLAGDARLLADGKRITGVGVGQEEIPADTVIITAGAWAAELLEPIGVRLQVKGQKAQIVHLQLEDSGTARWPVVMPPNDQYIVAFDGGRIVMGATHEDDREFDLRVTAGGVAEVLQKALSVAPGLADGEFAEVRVGYRPFTPDFLPVIGEVPGIMGLFLANGLGASGLTVGPFLGGQLAKLATEGSGSLDIDLDLYAVTKAIL; from the coding sequence TTGAAACGATTCATCGTAGTCGGGGGAGGGATCCTTGGAGCTTCCACCGCGTATCATTTAGCGAGGGCGGGGGAGGATGTGCTCCTCGTGGACCGGCAGGATGCCGGCCAGGGAACGGATGCCGCAGCAGGGATCATTTGCCCCTGGCTCTCCCAGCGACGCAACAAAGCATGGTATGCCCTCGCCAAAAATGGGGCGGCCTATTATGCGTCGTTAATCGCTCGATTGGAAGAAGATGGCGAAACGGATACCGGTTATAAGCGGGTTGGGGCCGTCAGCCTCCACACGGATGAAGCGAAATTGGCGAAAATGGAGGAGCGGGCCCGCTTGAGGCGGGAGGATGCGCCCGAAGTGGGGGATATCCGTCAGCTGTCGGCCGAATCCACAGCAGAGCTTTTTCCACCTATTGCATCAGATTACAGCTCTGTCCATATAAGCGGTGCGGCCCGGGTGAATGGCCGTGAATTGCGGAATGCCCTCGTCCGTGCAGCGAAGAAGCACGGGGCTCGCGTCCTGGCAGGGGACGCCCGGCTGCTGGCGGATGGCAAGCGGATTACCGGCGTCGGAGTCGGGCAGGAAGAAATTCCGGCTGATACGGTTATCATCACGGCTGGTGCATGGGCTGCGGAACTGTTGGAGCCGATCGGCGTCCGCCTGCAAGTGAAGGGGCAGAAAGCGCAGATCGTCCATTTGCAACTGGAGGATTCCGGGACAGCCAGATGGCCGGTCGTCATGCCGCCCAACGATCAATACATTGTGGCGTTTGACGGGGGGCGGATTGTCATGGGGGCGACGCATGAAGATGACCGGGAATTCGATTTGCGGGTGACCGCGGGCGGAGTAGCGGAAGTCTTGCAGAAAGCGTTGTCGGTTGCCCCGGGCCTCGCCGACGGGGAATTTGCGGAAGTGCGCGTCGGATACCGCCCGTTCACGCCTGATTTCCTCCCTGTCATCGGTGAAGTGCCTGGGATCATGGGCCTGTTTTTGGCGAATGGCCTCGGGGCTTCCGGATTGACGGTCGGCCCGTTTTTGGGCGGGCAGCTGGCCAAACTCGCAACGGAAGGATCGGGATCATTGGATATCGATCTTGATTTATATGCGGTGACAAAGGCGATTTTATGA
- a CDS encoding exodeoxyribonuclease III, whose product MKFVSWNVNGLRACVRKGFLEYFEAMDADIFCVQETKLQEGQIDLQLDGYHQYWNYAEKKGYSGTAVFTKEKPLSVRYGVGELEEEPEGRILTLEFPRFYLVNIYAPNAQRDLARLPFRLEWEERMRLHLTELDRRKPVILCGDLNVAHEEIDIRNVKSNIGNSGFTFEEREKMTMLLGEGFIDTFRHFNPGRTEAYTWWSYMSKVRERNIGWRIDYFLASERLAPYLLAADIHSHVMGSDHCPIVLEMDLSKQETTGDEKPETCDISHV is encoded by the coding sequence ATGAAGTTCGTATCATGGAATGTCAATGGCCTGCGGGCGTGTGTGCGCAAAGGGTTCCTCGAATACTTTGAAGCGATGGACGCCGATATTTTCTGCGTGCAGGAGACGAAATTGCAGGAAGGCCAGATCGATTTGCAACTTGATGGCTACCATCAATATTGGAACTACGCGGAGAAAAAAGGATACTCGGGAACGGCGGTCTTTACAAAAGAGAAGCCCCTTTCCGTTCGATATGGGGTCGGGGAGTTGGAGGAGGAGCCGGAAGGCCGGATATTGACGCTTGAATTCCCTCGATTTTATTTGGTGAACATTTATGCACCAAATGCGCAGCGTGATTTGGCGCGCCTTCCTTTCCGGTTGGAGTGGGAAGAGCGGATGCGGCTGCATTTGACGGAGTTGGATCGCCGCAAGCCGGTCATCCTCTGTGGCGATTTGAATGTCGCCCACGAAGAAATCGATATCCGGAATGTCAAATCGAATATCGGCAACTCCGGTTTCACTTTCGAAGAACGGGAAAAGATGACGATGCTGCTGGGGGAAGGATTCATCGACACATTCCGGCATTTCAATCCCGGGCGGACGGAGGCTTATACGTGGTGGTCCTATATGTCGAAAGTGCGGGAGCGCAATATCGGATGGCGGATCGATTATTTCCTTGCATCGGAAAGACTCGCACCTTATTTGCTGGCTGCGGATATCCATTCGCATGTCATGGGCAGCGACCATTGTCCGATCGTGTTGGAGATGGATCTGTCCAAGCAAGAGACGACAGGTGATGAAAAACCGGAAACTTGCGATATTTCCCATGTTTGA